A portion of the Calliphora vicina chromosome 5, idCalVici1.1, whole genome shotgun sequence genome contains these proteins:
- the LOC135960051 gene encoding uncharacterized protein LOC135960051, with protein sequence MNHLCGIRLSTVGVVVGWFNLIGAVFSTILLIVAFTRIDEVVQMIEEQMKDPNNVDIRTAVIIALSIYLTVSLANVFASAMLIVGTVKERHLLLTPWLINAYIFIFFNVLNFIYMTYVSIVSSVPIGSMIFAIVAAGLSLVFQCTIWNAIYSLYQQIRANRDLQQRLLPTTSNNSYTNYTKMPATPN encoded by the exons ATGAATCATCTGTGTGGCATACGTTTGTCCACGGTTGGTGTGGTTGTGGGATGGTTCAATTTAATTGGAGCCGTTTTTTCCACCATCCTGCTAATTGTGGCCTTTACACGTATCGATGAAGTCGTTCAAATGATAGAAGAACAAATGAAGGATCCCAATAATGTTGACATACGTACAG CTGTTATCATTGCATTAAGTATTTATCTGACTGTAAGTTTGGCGAATGTATTTGCCTCGGCTATGCTGATTGTGGGTACTGTCAAA GAAAGACACTTGTTATTGACGCCCTGGCTTATAAATGCATACATCTTTATATTCTTCAATGTCTTGAATTTCATTTACATGACTTATGTGTCCATTGTTAGCAGCGTTCCTATAGGTTCGATGATATTTGCTATAGTAGCAGCAGGCCTAAGTTTGG tcTTTCAGTGCACTATTTGGAATGCTATTTATTCGCTGTATCAACAGATTCGTGCTAATCGTGATCTACAGCAACGTCTCTTGCCCACCACCTCCAATAATTCGTATACCAATTACACCAAAATGCCAGCAACaccaaattaa
- the LOC135961506 gene encoding uncharacterized protein LOC135961506, with product MENHFKAKDPRTTKKSKGFFNDANAILKVKGDNDSEGDVNDLKENLFPLKDDNTLNVNDDDDGNTSDGDDDNSDAAAAQDKNGIANSNGNGNENLNYADNNELNTNYLMAQSTDNDHNRDTDDKSQQQQQLQQYSHFHKRPLTRKNINKPYDKRAKPSVGHTPFLPAVSGGAMTNLGKFFRDLSKNVHVSEQYQWDADEQKLLEGDPNFGNIKHHLTKPNAATDQQTAEWIKAIRFYRPSQKIRSLVAMNPHGQWDHSSQFIDPNYMWVGLGK from the exons atggaaaatcattttaaagccaaagatcCAAGAACAACTAAAAAGTCAAAGGGTTTCTTCAATGACGCCAATGCAATTCTAAAAGTTAAAGGGGACAACGATAGCGAAGGCGATGTAAacgatttaaaagaaaatttatttccgTTAAAGGATGACAACACCTTAAATGTAAATGACGATGACGATGGCAATACTTCGGATGGAGATGATGATAATAGTGATGCTGCTGCCGCTCAAGATAAAAATGGTATTGCTAACAGCAACGGAAAcggaaatgaaaatttaaattatgctGACAATAACGAACTAAATACTAATTACCTGATGGCTCAAAGTACTGACAATGACCATAATAGGGATACTGATGACAagtcacaacaacaacaacagctacaACAATATTCCCATTTCCATAAAAGGCCGCTGACAAGGAAGAACATCAATAAGCCATATGATAAACGTGCTAAACCATCAGTTGGACATACACCATTTTTGCCAGCTGTTAGTGGAG GTGCCATGACAAATTTGGGTAAATTTTTTCGCGATCTCTCCAAAAATGTCCACGTCAGCGAACAATATCAATGGGATGCCGATGAGCAGAAACTACTCGAGGGTGATCCGAATTTTGGCAATATAAAACATCATCTTACCAAACCAAATGCTGCAACAGATCAACAAACTGCAGAATGGATTAAGGCCATACGTTTCTATAGACCATCACAGAAGATACGTTCATTGGTGGCCATGAATCCACATGGTCAATGGGATCATAGCTCACAGTTTATAGATCCCAACTACATGTGGGTGGGTTTGGGTAAATAA